The Watersipora subatra chromosome 1, tzWatSuba1.1, whole genome shotgun sequence genome has a window encoding:
- the LOC137390237 gene encoding receptor-type tyrosine-protein phosphatase alpha-like — translation MHSSTWLAFQISIQGYLNIEVTEKDLSLSKRNIGIGVGLSVGVIFITGAVLIFLHKRRLHSKENSETGDFPLNRTDSLTPSVGPPVPERPLNLKPNHRPVPANPSLFPTKRAIPLAHLTEYISDKEAIFSEYNDVLQKMPKPTMDVAQLPENRGKCKYINLYPEDEHRVILDKPESNGTDFINASFLEGYDEGELFIAAQGPLKTTINDFWLMIFQQRPKAIVMVTNIIEMGRHKCEQYWPDDVGGVMKFRNIKVTLTTCDIWADFVVRSLSITKGGETFKTKQFHYTSWPDHGVPAEMSLYVAFYKKVKEGTQHLTGPMLVHCSAGVGRTGTFISCWNLLKEAKKTQKVDVLGCVAAMRLRRPCMVQVKEQYYFLHCVVNEILKTEMFPCAPLCTAAKINFYYEQNGGANDTITAEFKRIDMRLTDMGERSLSGVEDENRDKNRSMEVLPDKSHCVYINQGEYINAVLLDGYQLARQIVCTQLPLATTVADFWRMVEEQEIKIVVQLEHQDTDFYPGVGDEPMIFANYKISRLATETNEYLSFISLAITCTSINQTKTVSLLLTREWNKHGDINEFPNHAALFHHFEAVERLRRQNRDGKFCVMDMLGTTRCGLFVTACNALDKLKTEQEVDLYNTVLMARCRRRQFISTIEEYTFLYDFLKYFTESFSDYANFK, via the exons ATGCATTCCTCCACTTGGCTTGCTTTCCAGATCAGTATTCAAG GCTATCTTAATATTGAGGTTACTGAGAAGGATCTATCTCTTTCCAAGCGTAACATTGGTATTGGTGTTGGACTATCTGTGGGAGTGATCTTCATCACTGGAGCCGTTTTAATCTTTCTCCATAAAAGAAG GTTACATTCAAAGGAGAATTCTGAAACAGGTGATTTTCCCTTAAACAGAACGGATTCCCTCACTCCAAGTGTTGGGCCTCCAGTGCCTG AGAGGCCTTTGAACTTAAAGCCAAATCATAGACCAGTGCCAGCAAACCCTTCTCTATTTCCTACAAAACGAGCAATACCGCTGGCTCACCTCACAGAATACATCTCAGATAAGGAAGCTATTTTCTCTGAATACAAT gaCGTTCTCCAGAAGATGCCTAAACCAACAATGGATGTAGCGCAGTTGCCAGAAAACCGTGGAAAGTgtaaatacataaatctctaTCCAG AGGATGAACACAGGGTAATCTTAGATAAGCCAGAAAGTAATGGGACAGACTTTATCAATGCTTCCTTCCTTGAA ggTTACGATGAGGGGGAGCTGTTCATAGCTGCACAAG GGCCTCTGAAAACTACAATCAATGACTTTTGGTTGATGATTTTCCAGCAAAGACCAAAGGCTATAGTGATGGTTACAAACATTATTGAGATGGGCAGG CACAAGTGTGAACAGTACTGGCCAGATGATGTAGGTGGAGTGATGAAGTTTAGAAACATCAAGGTGACACTCACTACCTGTGATATTTGGGCTGATTTTGTTGTCAGGTCTCTTTCCATTACAAAG GGAGGTGAAACATTTAAAACCAAGCAGTTTCATTACACTTCCTGGCCAGATCATGGTGTGCCGGCAGAGATGAGTCTATATGTGGCTTTCTACAAAAAAGTCAAAGAAGGTACTCAGCATCTCACCGGACCCATGCTTGTTCACTGCAG CGCTGGAGTTGGACGAACTGGTACTTTTATATCCTGCTGGAATTTATTGAAGGAGGCAAAGAAGACACAAAAAGTAGATGTACTGGGATGTGTGGCAGCTATGAGACTGAGACGGCCATGCATGGTGCAAGTCAAG GAGCAATACTACTTCCTTCACTGCGTGGTCAATGAGATTCTTAAAACTGAGATGTTTCCATGTGCTCCACTGTGTACAGCGGCTAAAATCAATTTCTATTACGAACAAAACGGAGGAGCTAATGACACCATCACTGCTGAGTTTAAG AGGATAGATATGAGGTTAACAGATATGGGTGAGAGAAGCCTATCTGGCGTGGAAGATGAGAATAGAGACAAGAACCGTTCTATGGAAGTTCTACCAG ATAAAAGTCACTGCGTTTACATAAACCAGGGAGAGTACATAAATGCTGTACTTCTTGAT GGCTACCAGCTTGCAAGACAAATCGTTTGCACTCAGTTGCCGCTAGCAACCACCGTTGCTGATTTCTGGAGAATGGTGGAAGAACAGGAAATCAAGATAGTGGTTCAACTTGAGCATCAG GACACAGACTTTTATCCTGGTGTTGGTGATGAGCCCATGATCTTCGCTAACTACAAGATATCTCGACTGGCCACAGAGACAAATGAATATTTGAGTTTCATTTCGTTGGCCATCACTTGTACATCCATTAATCAG ACAAAAACAGTGTCCTTATTGCTGACGAGAGAATGGAACAAGCATGGAGACATCAATGAGTTTCCTAACCATGCTGCTCTATTTCACCACTTTGAGGCAGTGGAAAGGCTGCGAAGGCAAAATAGAGATGGAAAGTTTTGCGTGATGGACAT GCTTGGAACAACAAGGTGTGGCCTTTTTGTAACTGCATGCAACGCCCTGGATAAGCTCAAAACTGAACAGGAAGTGGACCTCTACAATACAGTGCTCATGGCTAGGTGCAGGAGAAGACAATTCATCTCTACTATT GAAGAGTATACTTTCTTGTATGACTTCCTCAAGTACTTTACAGAGTCTTTCTCGGACTATGCCAACTTCAAGTAA